The sequence TTAACAACACGGTTTTCTTCCCGGGCGGGGAGTTTCTGACCCGGGTGCAGCCGCCGGAGCGGAAGTTTGAGAATTTTCGATTCGTCAACAACGTGAGCGTCGCGGCGGGATTTTCGCGCCAGCAGGAGGATATCGGCAGCGGTATTACCTTTTCTCATAATGCCTGGGCTTATGCCCCGGCAGGAAGCGACCGGGGGCAGGTCTTTGCAGGCGTCGAGGGCACCGTCTTTCCGGAATCCAGCGATGCATGGATAGCCGACATGTCGAAGAGTTTGGACGAGATCCTGGAGGGCGCGCCCTGGAAGGATCTGCCGGGTGCGGGGGTGCCCTCCGCTGCCGCAGCCTTTGCGGGCGCACCGGAGATCCGCACGGTGGGTGCCGGATTGAATGGCCGGCCGTGGAAGATGCCGGACACGGGACCTCGCGAGTAACCTCAGCACATCATTCCCCCATGAAATATCGTCGCGTTCATTCGGCAGCCTGGAGTCTCGTCGAGCTCCTCGTCGCCATTGGTATCATCGGCATACTGGCCTCGCTTGCCCTGCCTGCCTGGAGCGGCGTTCGGGCCAATGCCGATCAAGCACAGTGCGCCTCCCGTTTGAGAAATCTCGCCTCGGCCAGCCTCAGCTGGATCAATGATCATGGCGGGGCGATGCCGGATGCGATGTATTGGCGATTCCCTAGTGAGAATCACGATGGCTCCATCCTGCCCTACCTGGGCTATAGGGACACGATGCTAAACCAGAAAGGACCCACTGCGCTGAGTTGTCCCGCTTCCCTTCGCGCGGTCGGTCCGAATGCAGATTGGAACCGGAGCTATTCCATCAACATCTACGCCTGCGGCACCGAGAACGGTCAGCGTTACAGTCCATTCGACCGGGGTGTCGCCCGCATCCAGCAGGTCGCCAGTCCGGCAAAGATGGCGTTTTTCATGGACGGCAACTTCCTGGCTGGCGGAGCCCCGGAGCGTAAGGTTGGTCCCGCCAGCGTGGAGAACGTGTGGGATAAACAGCAAAAAACCGGCTTTTACGATCAGCATACAGGCAATGGGGCCAATGTGGTCTTCCTCGACGGCCATCTGGGACTCATTTCCCGGACCAATCTGCCGAAGGGAACCCCTACCGAACAGAGGCTGAATCCCTTTTGGGGCGCCATCCAATAGACATCCGGGCTGCATTCAACAACCGAACCCATGAAAACCTGAGAGCTTTCTTTCTTCTGAATTTTCAACTGCACGATGTTCTCCCCCGGGACGCAGGCATTTCACATAAAATGAAATTGGTAGATGTGGTTTTGGTAGGTATCGGGGGTTATGGCGCCAGATATGTCAGGGCGCTGGATGATTTGCCCGAAGCCAGGCTTGTAGCGGTCGTCGACCCAATGGCGGAATCCACCGAGCACTGGAACACAATCCAGGAAAGAGGAGTTAGGCAATACAGGAGCCTTGGCGATTTTCTTGCCGCCGGAGGGCGGGCCGACCTGGCTGTGATCTCGTCGCCGATTGGCTTTCATCAGGAGCAGTCCTGTCTCGCCTTGCGGGCGGGAATGAATGTGCTTTGCGAAAAGCCGATCAGTGCCACGATGGAGGAGGCTCTACGCATGATCGAGGCGAGGGACGCTGCCGGACGTTTTCTCGAGATTGGCTACCAGTGGTCCTTCAGTCGAGCCATCCGGCAACTCAAGGAGGACATCCTGGCCGGAATATTTGGCGACTCATTGCTCTTCAAGACTCTGGTCGCCTGGCCGCGGGGCAGCGCGTACTATGGGCGCAATGACTGGAGTGGTCGGATAACGAATGATGAGGGCAGGCCAGTCTACGACAGCCCGGTAAATAACGCCACGGCCCATTATCTCCACAATATGCTGTTCCTTGGTGGTCGCAGTATGGAGAGCGCTGCGCATCCTATTTTCATTGAGGCTGAGTGCTACCGTGGTAATGAGATCGAAAACTTTGATACAGCATGCTGCCGGATCACTACGGACGAAGTTCCTGAGATCTTGTTTTTAACCTCGCATTGCGTGGAGCGAAATTTTGGCCCGATTTTTGAGTTGAGATTCGAGCGGGGTACGATTCGCTATCCGGTCGGCGGCTCCATCGAGGCTATCCTCGAGACGGGGCGGCATGTGAACTACGGTGATCCTGAGGCTGATCCCATGGGGAAGCTCCGCTTGTGCCTGGAGCGATGCCGATGTTCTCAACAGCAACCCGCCTTCTGTGGCCCGGAGGCCGCCGCCTCTCTGACGGCATGTGTCGAGGGCATTCAGCGTATGCCTGTGCATCGTTTTCCAGCAAACGACTTGGCTCGTCGTCCGCTTCATTCTGACGATGACGTACTGGTGTACCTTCCGGGACTGGTCGAAACATTTCAGGATGCATTTGAAGTGGAGCGCCTTCCCTCGGAATTCGGGGTTCCATGGACCAGTCCTGCGGGGAGTGTTGATCTGACATCTGGTTTCGGCCGACAGCGTCGGGGCGAAACAGCATTAAAGTCGCATACCAAGAGGGATGTCATGCTCTCGACGTCGATCGGAGAGGATCGTTAACACCCGCCCTCTACTGCGGAAGTGAGAGACCCTGCGGGTTGCGCTTGCCCGCTAATAAGTCGGCCAGACGCGTGGAGTGAGAAATTCCAGCAGATGGCCATCCGGATCGCGGAAGAAGACACTGGTGCCGCCCGTGGGCCAGGTGAACTTGCTCTCCACCGGGATGCTCCATTCCGCGAGCCTGGTTTCCCAAGCCGGGAGATCGGCTTCCGTGGTGGAGAAGCCAATATGGGAGGTTCCCGTGCCTCCATGGGGAGGGATGCGTCCGCAAGCCATCTGGCCTCCATGCTGGTGGCCTCGGCAAAAGATCAAAAGTACGCTGCGGCCTGCGACATCGAGCGCGCAAAAGTGGCCTTCATTGACCATGACCGGGAAGCCAAAGAAACGGGTATAGAAATCCAGAGAACGGGGCAGGTCATCGACTTCCAGGCAGGTTTCCAGGAGCCCTATGGATGGAGAGAACGGAGGCACGGAAAAGATGATAGCCAGGATGTACTGTCAGGCGAATGCAAAGAGTGCGCTTGAGCGTGGGCCGGGCTGGGGCAATAGTGGTTCCATGGCGCATGATGGTTTCGCCCCGTCCAATCTTACTGGCTCGTTGCTGATTGCGCATCCGAGCCTGACGGATCCGAATTTCCGGCGCACCATCCTGTTCCTTTCCCATCACACGGTCGAGGACGGGGCTGTTGGTCTGGTATTGAACCGTCCTCTGCGCAAGACACTTGGCGAGATCGCTGCGTCCAAGGTGCCTTTTGCCCTCCAGCAGGCGGAGACATTCTACGGAGGCCCTGTAGCGATGGACCAGGTGACGGTCGCCAATCTGCAGTGGCAGGACGATCCCTCGTCCGTGGTCTTTCACAGCTATACGGGGCTCGAGGAAATTGAGATCGGGAACGGTTGGCTGCCCAGCTTGCGGGTATTCCTCGGTTATGCTGGCTGGACGGCCGGTCAGTTGGAAGGCGAGATCGAGCAGAAGGCCTGGATCGTTATGAAACCGACGCGTGACCTCATCGAGATGGCGACGCCGGACGACGCCTGGCGTACCATTATGCGGGCGTCGAGTCCCTCGCTGAAGCTTCTCTCGGAAGCTCCGGATCATCCGGAGTGGAACTAGCCTTGCGCTCTTCGCGGGTGGTCACCCACGCTTTCCAGACGCGGGAGGCGGCAATGCCTGACCACGCAATGACGACGACGGTTGCGACCAAGCCAAGAATGTACAGTGTCCAGGTCACCGGATCGTGCGGAGTAAGGCTGGCGCTGGAGCGGACGGCGGAGCCGAGTAGTGCTCCGACGTAGGAGTACGCAGCGCTCATCGGGATGAACCCGAGAAACGAAGCGAAAAGGAACCGCCAGAACCCGATTTGGGTCAGTCCCGCAGCATAGCTCACAAAGGTATGTGGGACGATGGGTGAGATACGGCTGATGAGGATGAACTTCCATCCTTCGCTGCCGACGGCCTTTTCCAGAGCCTGCATGCGGGCGTCCTGCCCCATCTTGCGCGTGATCCAATTGCGGGCCAGATAGC comes from Terrimicrobium sacchariphilum and encodes:
- a CDS encoding type II secretion system protein, whose protein sequence is MKYRRVHSAAWSLVELLVAIGIIGILASLALPAWSGVRANADQAQCASRLRNLASASLSWINDHGGAMPDAMYWRFPSENHDGSILPYLGYRDTMLNQKGPTALSCPASLRAVGPNADWNRSYSINIYACGTENGQRYSPFDRGVARIQQVASPAKMAFFMDGNFLAGGAPERKVGPASVENVWDKQQKTGFYDQHTGNGANVVFLDGHLGLISRTNLPKGTPTEQRLNPFWGAIQ
- a CDS encoding Gfo/Idh/MocA family protein, with the translated sequence MKLVDVVLVGIGGYGARYVRALDDLPEARLVAVVDPMAESTEHWNTIQERGVRQYRSLGDFLAAGGRADLAVISSPIGFHQEQSCLALRAGMNVLCEKPISATMEEALRMIEARDAAGRFLEIGYQWSFSRAIRQLKEDILAGIFGDSLLFKTLVAWPRGSAYYGRNDWSGRITNDEGRPVYDSPVNNATAHYLHNMLFLGGRSMESAAHPIFIEAECYRGNEIENFDTACCRITTDEVPEILFLTSHCVERNFGPIFELRFERGTIRYPVGGSIEAILETGRHVNYGDPEADPMGKLRLCLERCRCSQQQPAFCGPEAAASLTACVEGIQRMPVHRFPANDLARRPLHSDDDVLVYLPGLVETFQDAFEVERLPSEFGVPWTSPAGSVDLTSGFGRQRRGETALKSHTKRDVMLSTSIGEDR
- a CDS encoding VOC family protein encodes the protein MPPFSPSIGLLETCLEVDDLPRSLDFYTRFFGFPVMVNEGHFCALDVAGRSVLLIFCRGHQHGGQMACGRIPPHGGTGTSHIGFSTTEADLPAWETRLAEWSIPVESKFTWPTGGTSVFFRDPDGHLLEFLTPRVWPTY
- a CDS encoding YqgE/AlgH family protein codes for the protein MIARMYCQANAKSALERGPGWGNSGSMAHDGFAPSNLTGSLLIAHPSLTDPNFRRTILFLSHHTVEDGAVGLVLNRPLRKTLGEIAASKVPFALQQAETFYGGPVAMDQVTVANLQWQDDPSSVVFHSYTGLEEIEIGNGWLPSLRVFLGYAGWTAGQLEGEIEQKAWIVMKPTRDLIEMATPDDAWRTIMRASSPSLKLLSEAPDHPEWN
- a CDS encoding TVP38/TMEM64 family protein, which gives rise to MEGSYADFLAHSLEWIRHSGWVGAVWFVVLFSGTSFLFLPASFLTVGAGAIYGFWIAVPLVTAASTLGAAASFLTSRYLARNWITRKMGQDARMQALEKAVGSEGWKFILISRISPIVPHTFVSYAAGLTQIGFWRFLFASFLGFIPMSAAYSYVGALLGSAVRSSASLTPHDPVTWTLYILGLVATVVVIAWSGIAASRVWKAWVTTREERKASSTPDDPELPREASARDSTPA